A stretch of Myroides oncorhynchi DNA encodes these proteins:
- a CDS encoding IPExxxVDY family protein encodes MGIIKYKLEDFDSEDYRLIAIHTSRKEDYKVVYFINSILEINLERSKADVDIFTDVGHAFFSFYEYDDFNRHVYWKVVANKAFLIPESGLDSPLFVSANHPVTKQGYLLPELKAVDYLIKIEETDSQFEIGTIIERLNTVKFISAAYEIKQEILKNKTNLIF; translated from the coding sequence ATGGGTATTATAAAATATAAGCTAGAAGACTTTGACAGTGAGGACTATCGCTTAATCGCAATACACACTTCTCGAAAAGAGGATTATAAAGTAGTGTATTTTATTAATTCAATACTTGAGATTAATTTAGAAAGAAGTAAAGCTGATGTGGACATCTTCACAGATGTAGGGCATGCTTTTTTTTCATTCTATGAATATGATGATTTTAATCGTCATGTTTATTGGAAAGTAGTTGCGAATAAAGCTTTTTTAATACCTGAATCAGGTTTAGATTCTCCTCTGTTTGTCTCAGCTAACCATCCAGTAACAAAACAAGGGTATTTGTTACCTGAGTTAAAAGCAGTCGATTATTTGATTAAAATTGAAGAGACGGATAGTCAATTTGAAATTGGTACAATCATTGAAAGGCTAAATACAGTTAAATTTATCTCTGCAGCTTATGAGATTAAGCAAGAGATATTAAAAAATAAAACGAACTTAATTTTTTAA
- the rnc gene encoding ribonuclease III, giving the protein MKKLLNRIFNNSRSFSIEDGNFCQKVTQIVGVKPVELSYYKVAFTHRSMNRCDEGGNPINYERLEFLGDAMLGSVIASYLYIEVPSGDEGYLTKMRSKIVSRENLNQIGKELDLVSYVESKMGNQQFGENIHGNLLEAIIGAIYLDRGYPACEKFIHDKLLSIVADIQQLETKITSYKSLLIEWCQKRKHTFKYDTFEENTAEELKYFGVRLFIDDKLVARARATSKKKAEEKASQRAYFAFQEQIKQ; this is encoded by the coding sequence ATGAAAAAGTTACTAAATAGAATATTCAATAATTCCCGTTCCTTCAGTATTGAAGACGGGAATTTTTGTCAAAAGGTGACTCAAATAGTTGGCGTAAAACCTGTTGAATTATCGTATTATAAAGTGGCATTCACTCATCGTTCTATGAATAGATGTGACGAAGGAGGAAATCCAATAAACTACGAACGACTTGAGTTCTTAGGAGATGCGATGTTAGGATCAGTTATAGCATCCTATTTATACATAGAAGTTCCCAGTGGTGATGAAGGTTATTTAACCAAAATGCGCTCTAAGATAGTAAGTAGAGAGAATCTAAACCAAATAGGTAAGGAATTAGATCTAGTGTCTTATGTAGAGAGTAAAATGGGAAATCAACAATTTGGAGAGAATATTCATGGCAATTTATTAGAAGCTATTATTGGAGCCATTTATTTAGATCGTGGTTATCCAGCATGTGAGAAGTTTATTCACGATAAACTGCTTAGTATAGTAGCGGATATTCAACAACTAGAGACTAAAATTACTAGTTATAAAAGCTTGCTTATAGAATGGTGTCAAAAGAGAAAACATACGTTTAAGTATGATACATTCGAAGAGAATACAGCTGAAGAATTAAAATACTTTGGTGTGCGTTTGTTTATAGACGACAAACTTGTAGCAAGGGCTAGAGCTACTTCTAAAAAGAAAGCAGAAGAGAAGGCTTCTCAGAGAGCATATTTTGCATTTCAAGAACAAATAAAACAATAA
- the fabF gene encoding beta-ketoacyl-ACP synthase II, producing MKLKRVVVTGLGALTPIGNNIQEYWNNLINGVSGAAPITYFDAANFKTQFACEVKNFNVEDFIERKEARKMDRYAQYAMVSADEAIKDSGLNLEAIDLDRAGVIWGSGIGGLETFQNEVTNFVQGNGVPKFNPFFIPKMIADLAGGHISMKYNLRGPNFTTVSACASSTNAIIDAFNYIRLGMADIFVTGGSEAAVTIAGIGGFNAMHALSTRNDDPQTASRPMDKDREGFVLGEGAGAIILEEYEHAVARGARIYCEIGGGGMSADAHHLTAPHPEGLGATNVMKNCLKDAGLEPKDVDVLNMHGTSTPLGDIAESKAILNVFGEHAYDMNLNSTKSMTGHLLGAAGVIETISVILSIEHGIVPPTINHFTDDEQIDSKLNFTFNKAQKRDVKVGMSNTFGFGGHNACVLVKKIEK from the coding sequence ATGAAATTAAAGCGAGTTGTTGTAACCGGTTTAGGTGCCCTTACGCCAATTGGAAATAATATTCAAGAGTATTGGAACAACCTAATAAATGGGGTAAGCGGAGCTGCACCCATTACATATTTTGACGCTGCCAATTTCAAAACTCAGTTTGCGTGTGAAGTTAAGAATTTTAACGTAGAGGATTTTATTGAGAGAAAAGAAGCACGTAAGATGGACCGTTATGCTCAGTATGCAATGGTCAGCGCTGATGAAGCGATCAAAGATTCAGGATTAAATTTAGAAGCAATAGATTTAGATAGAGCTGGAGTAATCTGGGGTTCAGGTATCGGAGGTTTAGAAACATTCCAAAACGAAGTTACTAATTTTGTACAAGGAAATGGAGTACCTAAGTTCAATCCGTTCTTTATTCCTAAGATGATTGCGGATTTAGCAGGTGGTCATATCTCGATGAAGTATAATCTGAGAGGGCCTAACTTTACTACTGTGTCTGCATGTGCGTCTTCTACTAATGCTATTATAGATGCATTTAACTATATTCGTTTAGGTATGGCTGATATCTTCGTAACAGGAGGATCTGAAGCAGCTGTGACTATCGCTGGTATAGGTGGATTTAATGCTATGCATGCTTTATCTACTCGTAATGATGATCCACAAACTGCATCACGTCCTATGGACAAAGACAGAGAAGGATTTGTATTAGGTGAAGGAGCTGGAGCCATTATCTTAGAGGAGTATGAACATGCTGTAGCTCGTGGGGCTAGAATCTACTGTGAAATCGGTGGAGGGGGTATGTCTGCAGATGCACATCACTTAACTGCGCCACATCCTGAAGGATTAGGAGCAACTAATGTAATGAAGAACTGTCTAAAAGATGCTGGATTAGAACCAAAAGATGTAGATGTGCTTAATATGCATGGTACTTCTACTCCATTAGGAGATATCGCAGAGTCTAAGGCAATTCTAAATGTATTCGGAGAGCATGCTTATGATATGAATCTTAATTCGACTAAGTCGATGACAGGACACTTATTAGGTGCGGCAGGAGTTATAGAGACTATCTCTGTGATATTGTCTATAGAGCACGGTATTGTACCTCCTACTATTAACCATTTCACTGATGACGAACAAATCGATTCTAAGCTTAACTTTACTTTTAACAAAGCTCAAAAAAGAGATGTTAAAGTAGGTATGAGTAATACCTTTGGTTTTGGTGGTCACAATGCATGTGTATTGGTAAAAAAAATAGAGAAGTAA
- the pyk gene encoding pyruvate kinase produces the protein MLAQKKTKIVATLGPASSTREVLHDMIKAGVNVFRINFSHADYKDVQEKVNIIRDLNKEFGYTVSILGDLQGPKLRVGVMAEDVIVNPGDVITFSTTEEFKGDAERVYMNYKKFPSDVNAGERILLDDGKLIFDVLETNGVDEVKTVVVQGGPLKSKKGVNLPMTKVSLPALTEKDIKDAIFACELQVDWMALSFVRTPEDLMDLQDLINKHSDHKIPIVAKIEKPEAVKNIKKIVAYCDGLMVARGDLGVEIPAQEVPLIQKELVHVAKNARIPVIIATQMMETMISSLTPTRAEVNDVANSVMDGADAVMLSGETSVGAYPVQVIEKMTQIIQSVETSPMIKVPQSPPTIKTNRYITKNICYHAALMANDIEAKAICTLTNSGYTAFQISAWRPNSNILVFSSNRRIITQLNLLWGVQAFYYDKYVSTDETIEDINAMVKEKGLATTGDMVINLAAMPIIEKGMVNTLRISEVE, from the coding sequence ATGTTAGCACAAAAAAAGACGAAAATCGTAGCAACGTTAGGACCAGCATCTAGTACAAGAGAGGTATTACATGATATGATCAAAGCTGGTGTAAATGTTTTTAGAATCAACTTTTCACACGCTGATTATAAAGATGTTCAGGAAAAAGTAAATATAATTCGCGATTTAAATAAAGAGTTTGGATACACTGTTTCTATTTTAGGAGATTTACAAGGACCTAAATTAAGAGTAGGTGTAATGGCAGAGGATGTTATTGTAAATCCTGGAGATGTTATTACTTTTTCTACAACTGAAGAGTTTAAAGGAGATGCTGAACGCGTCTATATGAACTATAAGAAATTCCCTTCTGACGTCAATGCTGGTGAGAGAATCTTATTAGATGATGGAAAACTTATCTTCGATGTATTAGAAACGAATGGTGTGGATGAGGTTAAGACTGTTGTAGTACAAGGAGGTCCTCTTAAATCTAAAAAAGGAGTTAACTTGCCAATGACTAAAGTATCTTTGCCAGCATTAACTGAGAAAGATATTAAAGATGCTATTTTCGCTTGTGAATTACAGGTAGATTGGATGGCATTGTCATTTGTACGTACACCAGAAGACTTAATGGACTTACAAGATTTGATTAATAAGCATTCAGATCATAAAATTCCTATAGTAGCTAAAATTGAAAAACCAGAAGCAGTTAAGAATATTAAGAAAATAGTCGCTTACTGTGATGGTCTTATGGTTGCTCGTGGTGATTTAGGAGTTGAGATTCCTGCACAAGAGGTTCCGTTAATTCAGAAAGAATTAGTACATGTAGCTAAGAATGCTAGAATTCCTGTTATCATTGCAACGCAAATGATGGAGACGATGATTTCTAGTCTTACACCTACGAGAGCTGAGGTAAATGATGTAGCAAACTCTGTGATGGATGGTGCTGATGCAGTGATGCTATCAGGGGAAACGTCTGTAGGGGCTTATCCAGTACAAGTAATCGAAAAAATGACACAGATTATTCAAAGTGTTGAGACTTCTCCAATGATTAAGGTACCTCAAAGTCCACCTACAATCAAAACGAATCGCTATATTACTAAGAATATTTGTTACCATGCTGCTTTAATGGCAAATGATATCGAAGCAAAAGCTATCTGTACATTAACAAATAGTGGTTATACTGCGTTCCAAATTTCGGCTTGGAGACCTAATAGTAATATTTTAGTATTCTCTTCTAATCGCCGTATCATTACTCAATTAAACTTGTTATGGGGAGTTCAAGCTTTCTATTATGATAAATATGTTAGTACTGATGAGACGATTGAGGACATTAATGCTATGGTTAAAGAAAAAGGACTTGCTACTACAGGGGATATGGTTATCAACTTAGCTGCAATGCCAATTATCGAAAAAGGTATGGTAAATACATTAAGAATATCTGAAGTAGAGTAA
- a CDS encoding acyl carrier protein, translating to MSDIASRVKAIIVDKLGVDENEVVAEASFTNDLGADSLDTVELIMEFEKEFDIQIPDDQAENIATVGQAISYIEEAKK from the coding sequence ATGTCAGACATTGCATCAAGAGTAAAAGCGATTATCGTTGACAAATTAGGTGTTGACGAGAACGAAGTTGTAGCAGAAGCAAGCTTCACTAATGATTTAGGAGCTGATTCACTAGACACTGTTGAGCTTATCATGGAATTCGAAAAAGAATTTGATATTCAAATTCCAGATGACCAAGCTGAAAACATTGCTACAGTTGGACAAGCTATCTCTTACATAGAAGAAGCTAAAAAGTAA
- a CDS encoding phosphoribosylglycinamide formyltransferase, translated as MKKIALFASGSGSNVENIINYFETKSILNQYLILVNNQNAKVIEKAEKRNIPVVLFDRNMLKEGLISQKLEQFQPDLIVLAGFLWKFPDDLVKKYPNKVINIHPALLPKYGGKGMYGHFVHEAVVANKETESGITIHYVNENYDEGATIFQATTPLDPSFSPEQVGAAVLKLEHLHFPQVIEKLLF; from the coding sequence ATGAAAAAAATAGCCTTATTCGCCTCGGGATCAGGATCAAACGTAGAAAACATCATCAACTACTTTGAAACCAAATCTATTTTAAATCAATACCTTATTTTGGTTAATAACCAAAACGCTAAGGTAATAGAAAAAGCCGAAAAAAGAAATATCCCTGTTGTCCTTTTTGACAGAAATATGCTAAAGGAAGGACTTATCTCTCAAAAATTAGAACAATTTCAACCTGATTTAATTGTATTAGCTGGTTTCCTATGGAAATTCCCTGATGACCTTGTTAAAAAATATCCGAATAAAGTAATTAATATACATCCTGCTCTTTTACCTAAATATGGAGGAAAAGGAATGTATGGTCACTTTGTACACGAAGCTGTTGTCGCTAATAAAGAAACTGAATCTGGTATCACCATACACTATGTCAATGAGAATTATGACGAAGGAGCTACTATATTTCAAGCTACAACACCTTTAGATCCATCATTCTCTCCAGAACAAGTTGGAGCTGCAGTACTAAAACTAGAGC
- a CDS encoding superoxide dismutase, giving the protein MAFELPKLPYAYDALEPHIDARTMEIHHTKHHNAYTTNLNAAIEGTDLEGKSIGDILANLDMTKGAVRNNGGGFYNHNLFWTVMSPNGGGEPAGELADAIAKDFGSFENFKDAFAKAGATQFGSGWAWLCVNNGKLEVCGTPNQDNPLMPGVACGGTPILGMDVWEHAYYLNYQNRRPDYINAFFSVINWTEVSRRYAEAK; this is encoded by the coding sequence ATGGCTTTCGAATTACCAAAATTACCTTATGCATATGATGCATTAGAACCACATATTGATGCTCGTACGATGGAAATCCACCATACTAAACATCATAATGCGTACACTACTAACTTAAATGCAGCTATCGAAGGTACTGATTTAGAAGGAAAATCTATAGGAGATATTCTTGCTAATCTAGATATGACTAAAGGCGCTGTACGTAACAATGGTGGTGGATTCTATAACCACAACTTATTTTGGACAGTAATGTCTCCTAATGGAGGAGGTGAACCTGCAGGTGAATTAGCTGACGCTATCGCTAAAGATTTCGGATCTTTCGAAAACTTTAAAGATGCTTTCGCTAAAGCTGGAGCTACACAGTTTGGGTCTGGATGGGCTTGGTTATGTGTGAATAATGGAAAATTAGAAGTATGTGGAACTCCTAACCAAGACAACCCGCTAATGCCAGGTGTTGCTTGTGGTGGTACTCCTATTTTAGGTATGGACGTATGGGAACATGCCTACTACTTAAACTACCAAAACCGTCGTCCTGATTACATCAATGCTTTCTTTAGCGTAATTAACTGGACTGAAGTTTCAAGAAGATACGCAGAAGCAAAATAA